The following are encoded together in the Micromonospora lupini genome:
- a CDS encoding maleylpyruvate isomerase family mycothiol-dependent enzyme — protein sequence MSRLQGSKDFWIGALRAEGPAFAAAVAEAPPETPVLSCPGWTVNDLTLHLAGIYHWVYSFAGSGQTDAPPRRDTSVAPSGLSALQLWQQGYDQLMTLFEGLDPEAPAWNWAPQPKKAGFWPRRMAHETAVHRWDAQLAIAAGEPVEAKLAADGVSEVLDTWLPAGRRQRKGDWHGVVQLAATDADQEWYLRLRGEGVALLDTATIFDHDDHHARAQVSGTASDLLLALWGRVSFETLDVTGDRALLDGLRTG from the coding sequence ATGAGCAGACTGCAGGGCAGCAAGGATTTCTGGATTGGGGCGCTCCGGGCTGAGGGCCCGGCGTTCGCCGCGGCGGTCGCCGAGGCGCCGCCGGAGACACCCGTGCTGTCCTGTCCGGGCTGGACAGTCAATGATCTCACCCTGCACCTCGCGGGCATCTACCACTGGGTTTATTCGTTCGCCGGGTCGGGGCAGACGGACGCGCCGCCCCGCCGGGACACGTCCGTGGCACCCTCGGGCCTGAGCGCGCTCCAGCTCTGGCAGCAGGGGTACGACCAACTGATGACCCTCTTCGAGGGTCTCGACCCGGAGGCGCCGGCGTGGAACTGGGCGCCGCAGCCGAAGAAGGCCGGCTTCTGGCCGCGCCGGATGGCGCACGAGACGGCGGTGCACCGCTGGGACGCCCAGCTCGCCATCGCCGCCGGTGAGCCGGTCGAGGCCAAGCTCGCCGCCGACGGGGTGAGCGAGGTGCTGGACACCTGGTTGCCGGCCGGCCGGCGGCAGCGCAAGGGCGACTGGCACGGGGTGGTGCAGCTCGCGGCGACGGACGCGGATCAGGAGTGGTATCTGCGGCTGCGCGGCGAGGGGGTGGCCCTGCTGGACACGGCGACCATCTTCGACCACGACGATCACCACGCTCGTGCGCAGGTCAGCGGCACCGCGAGCGATCTGCTGCTGGCGCTCTGGGGCCGGGTCAGCTTCGAGACCCTCGACGTCACGGGCGACCGCGCGCTGCTCGACGGCCTGCGTACCGGCTGA
- a CDS encoding carbohydrate ABC transporter permease, with product MSRLWRASPLTYLALVCAAVLSIFPIWWMFVVASRTSDAMGQLPPPITPGNNLGANIARLFDNTDAYFLIGLINSVVVATTVTVSVVFFSSLAGFAFAKLRFRGRNALLLVIIATMMVPTQLGVIPLYLLMTKLQWNDRLPAVIVPVLVTGFGVFMMRQYAGQAISDELIEAARMDGCGTARIWWHVVLPALRPAAAVLGLLTFMTTWNDFLWPYAVLNDPANPTVQLSLRALSDGYYQDMSQVFTGTAIATLPLLLVFVLFGRQIIGGIMEGAVKA from the coding sequence ATGAGCCGGCTCTGGCGGGCGAGCCCGCTCACCTACCTGGCCCTGGTGTGCGCCGCCGTCCTGTCGATCTTTCCGATCTGGTGGATGTTCGTCGTCGCCAGCCGCACCAGCGACGCGATGGGCCAACTGCCGCCTCCGATCACACCCGGCAACAATCTGGGCGCCAACATCGCCCGGCTGTTCGACAACACCGACGCGTACTTCCTCATCGGCCTGATCAACTCGGTGGTCGTGGCCACCACGGTCACCGTGTCGGTGGTGTTCTTCTCCAGCCTTGCCGGATTCGCCTTCGCGAAGCTGCGCTTCCGGGGCCGCAACGCGCTGCTGTTGGTGATCATCGCGACCATGATGGTGCCGACGCAGCTCGGCGTGATCCCGCTCTACCTCCTCATGACGAAGTTGCAGTGGAACGACCGGCTGCCCGCGGTCATCGTCCCGGTGCTGGTCACCGGCTTCGGGGTGTTCATGATGCGGCAGTACGCCGGCCAGGCCATCAGCGACGAGCTCATCGAGGCCGCCCGGATGGACGGCTGCGGCACCGCGCGGATCTGGTGGCACGTGGTGCTGCCGGCGCTGCGCCCGGCCGCCGCGGTGCTCGGTCTACTCACGTTCATGACCACCTGGAACGACTTCCTGTGGCCGTACGCTGTGCTGAACGACCCGGCGAACCCGACCGTTCAGCTCTCCCTGCGAGCGCTCTCCGACGGGTATTACCAGGACATGTCCCAGGTGTTCACCGGGACGGCCATCGCGACGCTGCCCCTGTTGCTGGTCTTCGTGCTGTTCGGCCGCCAGATCATCGGCGGGATCATGGAAGGTGCGGTCAAGGCGTGA
- a CDS encoding GH1 family beta-glucosidase, with product MNEIRFPEHFLWGAATAAYQIEGAARDDGRGPSIWDTFCRTPGKVYQGHTGDVACDHYHRSADDVALMAELGMRAYRFSVAWPRIQPDGSGPVNPRGLDFYDRLTDTLLARGIDPIVTLYHWDLPQSLGDRGGWTNRDTAEHFATYATAVYARLGDRIDVWTTLNEPWCSAYLGYANGVHAPGEQDPAAAFTAVHHLLLGHGLAARALRAAGARSVGITVNPADVRPADPQSAADAAAVHLVDGLHNRIFLDPLLAGGYPDDVREHVARIVEPTFIRDGDEKVIAAPIDLLGINYYAPTYVAGRPDGDGDGAYPGTGGAVHFLPPAGPLTDMGWMIEPSGLTRLLERIATDYPGVPLMITENGAAFPDKAGTDSPHGPAQVIDNDRIAYLDGHLRAAHEAISRGVDLRGYLVWSFLDNFEWAEGYRKRFGIVHVDYLTQRRTPKASARWYQEVISRNGL from the coding sequence GTGAATGAGATCCGGTTTCCTGAGCACTTCCTCTGGGGAGCGGCCACCGCCGCGTACCAGATCGAGGGCGCGGCCCGCGACGACGGTCGCGGTCCGTCCATCTGGGACACCTTCTGCCGTACGCCAGGCAAGGTGTACCAGGGTCACACAGGCGACGTCGCCTGCGACCACTACCACCGGTCCGCCGACGACGTGGCGCTGATGGCCGAGCTGGGGATGCGGGCGTACCGGTTCTCGGTCGCCTGGCCCCGGATCCAGCCCGACGGCAGCGGCCCGGTCAACCCGCGCGGGCTGGACTTCTACGACCGGCTCACCGACACGCTGCTCGCCCGGGGCATCGACCCGATCGTCACCCTCTACCACTGGGACCTGCCGCAGAGCCTGGGCGACCGGGGTGGCTGGACCAACCGGGACACCGCCGAGCACTTCGCCACGTACGCCACCGCCGTGTACGCCCGCCTCGGCGACCGGATCGACGTCTGGACGACCCTCAACGAGCCGTGGTGCTCGGCCTACCTCGGCTACGCCAACGGGGTGCACGCGCCGGGCGAGCAGGACCCCGCGGCGGCCTTCACCGCCGTACACCATCTGCTGCTCGGGCACGGCCTGGCGGCGCGGGCGCTGCGCGCGGCCGGCGCCCGCAGCGTCGGCATCACCGTCAACCCGGCCGACGTACGACCGGCGGACCCGCAGAGCGCGGCCGACGCCGCCGCCGTCCACCTGGTCGACGGCCTGCACAACCGGATCTTCCTCGACCCGCTGCTGGCCGGCGGCTATCCCGACGACGTACGCGAGCACGTGGCCCGCATCGTCGAGCCGACGTTCATCCGCGACGGCGACGAGAAGGTGATCGCCGCCCCGATCGACCTGCTCGGCATCAACTACTACGCGCCCACCTACGTCGCCGGCCGCCCCGACGGCGACGGCGACGGCGCCTACCCCGGGACCGGGGGCGCTGTGCACTTCCTGCCGCCGGCCGGGCCGCTCACCGACATGGGCTGGATGATCGAGCCGTCCGGGCTCACCCGTCTGTTGGAGCGGATCGCCACCGACTACCCAGGCGTGCCGCTGATGATCACCGAGAACGGCGCGGCGTTCCCCGACAAGGCGGGCACCGACTCGCCCCACGGGCCGGCACAGGTGATCGACAACGACCGGATCGCGTACCTCGACGGGCACCTGCGGGCGGCGCACGAGGCGATCTCCCGGGGCGTGGATCTGCGCGGGTATCTCGTATGGTCATTCCTGGACAACTTCGAGTGGGCGGAGGGTTACCGCAAGCGGTTCGGGATCGTGCACGTCGACTACCTGACCCAGCGGCGCAC
- a CDS encoding ABC transporter substrate-binding protein, whose protein sequence is MAVLPRRRLAAVALAATTALLVTAGCGGGDDAEADGPITLTVDVFGQFGYDQLYQEYMAAHPDVKIVERGTGSNLDEYSPKLTQWLAAGRGAGDIVAIEEGLLVEYKANPGNFVNLLDHGAADLKGNFLEWKWNAGLTADGKQLIGLGTDVGGIAICYRKDLFEKAGLPTERDAVSKLWPTWQDYIATGEKFVAAKTGASFLDAATNTFNTILLQTAGNTTGYSYYDTSGNVVVDSNPAVRQAWDTTMDIIDSGLSGRYGSWSEEWVSAFKQTKFATIACPAWMTGVIEGNAGPAAKGKWDIARVPGSGGNWGGSHLAVPKQSKHQAEAIELATFLTSAKGQIGAFKAKGPLPSSPQALDDPAIAGSTNAYFSGAPVGAIFGTGAKSLKPVYMGPKNQAVRTEVENAVRTVELGQRSPAQGWTDAVTNAKKAAAK, encoded by the coding sequence ATGGCTGTCCTTCCGCGCCGCCGCCTCGCCGCAGTGGCCCTCGCCGCCACGACCGCCCTGCTCGTCACCGCCGGCTGCGGCGGCGGTGACGACGCCGAGGCCGACGGGCCGATCACACTTACCGTCGACGTCTTCGGCCAGTTCGGCTACGACCAGCTCTACCAGGAGTACATGGCCGCGCACCCCGACGTGAAGATCGTCGAGCGGGGCACCGGCAGCAACCTCGACGAGTACTCGCCGAAGCTGACCCAGTGGCTCGCCGCCGGCCGGGGCGCCGGTGACATCGTGGCCATCGAGGAGGGCCTGCTCGTCGAGTACAAGGCGAACCCCGGCAACTTCGTCAACCTGCTGGACCACGGCGCCGCCGACCTCAAGGGCAACTTCCTCGAATGGAAGTGGAACGCCGGCCTGACCGCCGACGGCAAGCAGCTCATCGGCCTCGGCACCGACGTCGGCGGCATCGCCATCTGCTACCGCAAGGACCTCTTCGAGAAGGCCGGCCTGCCCACCGAACGGGACGCGGTCTCGAAGCTCTGGCCGACCTGGCAGGACTACATCGCCACCGGCGAGAAGTTCGTCGCGGCCAAGACCGGGGCGTCCTTCCTCGACGCGGCCACCAACACGTTCAACACGATCCTGTTGCAGACCGCCGGCAACACCACCGGCTACAGCTACTACGACACAAGCGGCAACGTCGTCGTCGACAGCAACCCGGCGGTACGGCAGGCCTGGGACACCACGATGGACATCATCGATTCGGGCCTCTCCGGCAGGTACGGCTCGTGGTCCGAGGAGTGGGTGTCCGCCTTCAAGCAGACGAAGTTCGCCACCATCGCCTGCCCCGCCTGGATGACAGGAGTCATCGAGGGCAACGCCGGCCCCGCCGCCAAGGGCAAGTGGGACATCGCCCGGGTGCCCGGCAGCGGCGGCAACTGGGGCGGGTCGCACCTCGCCGTGCCCAAGCAGAGCAAGCACCAGGCCGAGGCCATCGAGCTGGCCACGTTCCTGACCAGCGCCAAGGGCCAGATCGGCGCGTTCAAGGCCAAGGGCCCGCTGCCCTCCTCGCCCCAGGCGCTCGACGACCCGGCGATCGCCGGCTCGACGAACGCGTACTTCTCCGGTGCGCCCGTGGGCGCGATCTTCGGCACCGGCGCGAAGAGCCTGAAGCCTGTCTACATGGGCCCCAAGAACCAGGCCGTCCGCACCGAGGTGGAGAACGCCGTACGGACTGTCGAGCTGGGACAACGCAGCCCCGCACAGGGCTGGACGGACGCGGTGACAAACGCCAAGAAGGCCGCCGCCAAGTAG
- a CDS encoding carbohydrate ABC transporter permease: MTVQLDARPPAAPAAGHQRLSSGRLSRLDTRLSPYLYIAPFFLLFAVFGVYPLAYTFWVSLHDWDLLGTDHPFVGAENYTRLLADVDFWHALVNTLGIFVISTVPQLLAALWLANLLNRGLRGRTGWRMAVLVPNVTSTAAVAIVFGVLFGREFGMVNWLLDLVGMDAIEWKSNRVASWVAISAMVDWRWTGYNALILLAAMQAIPRDLYEAAAIDGANRARQFWSVTVPLLKPTIIFCTIIATIGGLQLFTEPRMFHSGTNPIRGGPLRESQTLTMYMFENAFAPHYNFGYGSAVAWLLFALIALVAAVNVLVLRRLGGGAGPRKGATR; the protein is encoded by the coding sequence ATGACCGTCCAGCTCGACGCCCGCCCCCCTGCCGCACCGGCGGCCGGGCACCAACGCCTATCGTCGGGTCGGCTCAGCCGGCTCGACACCCGCCTCTCGCCGTACCTCTACATCGCCCCGTTCTTTCTGCTCTTCGCGGTGTTCGGGGTCTACCCGCTGGCGTACACCTTCTGGGTCTCGCTGCACGACTGGGACCTGCTCGGCACCGACCACCCGTTCGTCGGCGCGGAGAACTACACCCGGCTGCTCGCCGACGTCGACTTCTGGCACGCGCTCGTCAACACGCTGGGCATCTTCGTGATCTCCACCGTGCCGCAGCTACTCGCCGCGCTGTGGTTGGCCAACCTGCTGAATCGGGGGCTGCGGGGGCGTACGGGCTGGCGGATGGCGGTGCTCGTCCCCAACGTCACCTCCACCGCCGCCGTGGCGATCGTCTTCGGGGTGCTCTTCGGCCGCGAGTTCGGCATGGTCAACTGGCTGCTCGACCTGGTCGGCATGGACGCGATCGAGTGGAAGTCCAACCGGGTCGCCTCCTGGGTGGCCATCTCGGCAATGGTCGACTGGCGGTGGACCGGCTACAACGCGCTGATCCTCCTGGCCGCGATGCAGGCCATCCCCCGCGACCTGTACGAGGCGGCGGCGATCGACGGCGCCAACCGGGCCCGGCAGTTCTGGTCGGTCACCGTGCCACTGCTCAAACCGACGATCATCTTCTGCACCATCATCGCCACCATCGGTGGACTTCAACTCTTCACCGAGCCCCGGATGTTCCACTCCGGCACCAACCCGATCCGGGGCGGACCGCTGCGCGAGTCGCAGACCCTGACCATGTACATGTTCGAGAACGCCTTCGCGCCGCACTACAACTTCGGTTACGGCTCGGCGGTGGCGTGGCTGCTCTTCGCGCTCATCGCCCTCGTCGCGGCGGTAAACGTGCTGGTCCTGCGCCGCCTCGGCGGCGGGGCCGGCCCACGGAAGGGAGCCACCCGATGA
- a CDS encoding UDP-N-acetylmuramate dehydrogenase gives MSDAYAQPTTEADRAIPGPLAGYTTLRMGGPAERIVAATSADEIIRAVQATDGPILVLAGGSNVVIGDAGFPGTVVLVRSRGLRVLAQDAESVTVRVEAGEPWDDLVATTIGNGWAGLECLSGIPGSTGATPIQNVGAYGQEVAETITGVEVYDRLDGTRRVIPAAECGFAYRGSIFKYQDRWVVLSVDFRLTRSPLSGPVRYAELARALGVEVGERVPLADARATVLRLRAGKGMVLDATDPDTRSVGSFFTNPVLDRATYELLRERAADLGEPPSWPGADGLVKVSAAWLIDRAGFTKGHPGPDGVAISRKHTLALTNRSGTASTSDLLTLAGTIRDTVHARLGVTLHPEPVLINCAL, from the coding sequence GTGTCAGACGCCTACGCCCAGCCGACAACCGAAGCCGATCGTGCCATCCCCGGTCCACTGGCCGGCTACACCACGCTACGGATGGGCGGGCCGGCCGAGCGGATCGTGGCCGCGACAAGCGCCGACGAGATCATCCGGGCGGTCCAGGCCACCGACGGGCCGATCCTGGTCCTGGCCGGCGGCAGCAACGTGGTGATCGGCGACGCCGGCTTCCCCGGCACTGTCGTACTGGTGCGCTCCCGTGGCCTTCGGGTCCTCGCCCAGGACGCCGAGTCCGTCACCGTACGCGTCGAGGCCGGCGAGCCCTGGGACGACCTGGTCGCCACGACGATAGGCAACGGCTGGGCGGGCCTGGAGTGTCTCTCCGGCATCCCCGGCTCGACAGGCGCCACCCCGATCCAGAACGTCGGTGCGTACGGCCAGGAGGTCGCCGAGACGATCACCGGCGTCGAGGTGTACGACAGGCTCGACGGCACCCGTCGGGTCATCCCCGCGGCGGAGTGCGGCTTCGCCTACCGGGGCAGCATCTTCAAGTACCAGGACCGCTGGGTGGTGCTCTCGGTCGACTTCCGGCTCACCCGCTCGCCGCTGTCCGGCCCGGTGCGCTACGCCGAGCTGGCCCGGGCGCTCGGCGTCGAGGTGGGCGAGCGGGTGCCGCTGGCCGACGCGCGGGCGACGGTGCTGCGGCTACGCGCCGGCAAGGGCATGGTGCTCGACGCCACCGACCCGGACACGCGTTCGGTCGGCTCCTTCTTCACCAACCCGGTGCTCGACCGGGCGACGTACGAGCTGCTCCGGGAGCGCGCCGCCGACCTGGGCGAGCCCCCTTCCTGGCCCGGGGCGGACGGCCTGGTCAAGGTGAGCGCGGCCTGGCTCATCGACAGGGCCGGCTTCACCAAGGGCCACCCCGGCCCGGACGGCGTGGCCATCTCCCGCAAGCACACCCTCGCCCTCACCAACCGCAGCGGCACGGCCAGCACCAGCGACCTGCTCACCCTCGCCGGCACCATCCGTGACACCGTGCACGCCCGCCTCGGTGTGACCCTGCACCCCGAGCCGGTCCTGATCAACTGCGCCCTCTGA